One Acidimicrobiales bacterium genomic window, CGTGATGTGCACGACCGGGTCCGACACGCCGTACTCGAAGGACCACATCTCATCGGTGTCCCAGCCGACCATCGGATCGGCCAACGTGACGTTGTCCACCCGGACCGTGCCCGACCCGTCACGCAGCGCGACCTTGATCGACAGGCCAGCCCACGGCGTCGCGTCGAACATGTTCAGGCGCCACTCGCTGCAGTACGCGCAGCGGTGAACATCGACCTGAGTCTCCGCCGTGTACCCGTCCGCAGACGAATACACGTACGCCTTCACCTCGTTCTTCCTGTTACCCGTGAACTCCACGTCGAACAACACCGACGCGCCACCCGACGGGACCGCGATCGCAGAAGACTGGATCTTCGCCTCTGACAAGCGCACCATCGAATCCGCGCCCCGCGCCTCCACAGCCGGCGTCCCCTCCAGAGTCGCCCAACTTGTCAGGTCATTCGTCGCGAAGTCACCGTTGGACAACAGCGTCGTTGCGTCCGGGGGAACCATCTCCGAGTTCGCGTTCAGCTGCCCCAACGACACCGGCGCATCCTCGAAACCCGGGTTCGTCAACGTCGACAATCCCGGCGACGACGCCGGGTCCAGGCCGCCGTTGAACGGGAACGTCACCGGAGCGCCTGACGGCGACGGAGCCGGATTCGTCCCCTGCGCCAACGCCGGTACGACGTTCGGCGAACCGGCCCAGCGAGACACCGAATCGAACACCGGCGCAGTCACCACCACCTGCGCCGCTAGACCCAACACCACAGCGATCGAGATCCGGAGGATCCACGGACCCCACCAACGACGCGACATACCCGCCATGACACCGCCTCCTGCGCCCGTACCCGCCCCTACAGCAGCATCAGACCCCCGCACGCTAACCCCAGCACTCATACCCGCGCAAGAGATTCTCAGAGATACCTATCTAGGTCATCGGACCTAGATACGCAGCGCTAGGCCGCAGGGCGGGCGAGGCGCCCGAACCGCAGCGCCTCGCCCGACCCCGGGCTAGGGATCCGCTCCTACAACCCACTATCCGCCTCGGGACCGATCCGCTTACCGGCGGCACCCCCGCGTGCCGAATGACGACACCGTGGGCCCAGCCCCGTTAGCGTCTCGGGGATGTCCGACGTCGTGCGCTACGAGACCGAGGGCCGCGTGGCGGTCATCACCCTGGACCGACCCGAGGCCCGCAACGCCATCGACGGGCGCGTCGCCAGCGGCCTGGAAGCGGCCGTCGACCGCCTCGAGGCCGACCCCGACGTCTGGGTCGGCATCCTCGCCGCCGAGGGGCCGGTGTTCTGTGCCGGTGCCGACCTGAAAGCCATCTCGCAGGGCCGGATCGCCGAGCTGTCCACTCCCGGAGGCGGCTTCGCCGGCTTCGCCCGCAAGCCGCGCACCAAGCCCATCATCGCCGCGGTGCACGCCCTGGCCGTGGCCGGCGGGTTCGAACTCGTGCTGAGCTGCGACCTCGTGGTCGCCTCGCGATCCGCCGGATTCGCTCTGCCCGAGGTGAAGCGGGCGCTGATCGCCGGCGCCGGCGGACTCGTCCGACTCCCCCGCCGCCTCCCCCGCAACGTCGCCACCGAAATCGCCCTGACCGGTGACCCGATCACCGCCGAGCGTGCCCACGCGCTCGGTCTCGTCAACCGCCTGTGCGACGAGGGCGGCACCCTCGCGGCCGCGCACGAACTCGCCGCGGCGATCGTCGTCAACGCCCCCGTAGCGGTACGACTCTCGAAGCGGGTCATCGACTCAGCCGACGAACGCGCCGACGACGAGGGCTTCGCCACCTCCGGGCGGCTCCACGGCGAGCTCGAAGCGAGTGAGGATTTCAAAGAGGGCCCCCTGGCCTTCATCGAGAAGCGCCCACCGCGCTGGACCGGCCGCTGACGCCGGAATCCCTGCACCGTTGCGCCAGGGTGAGTAACGTTGCGCGGAATGCCTGCGGGCTGAACGAGGGAGCTCAACGATGAAGACTGCACGATTTGTGGCACTGACGGTGATGGCGGGGCTGTTTGCACTGCTGTGGGTCGCCCCTGCCGGCGCCCAGGACGAGTCGCCATTCTCACTGACCACCGACCCGGCGACGGTCCCCGAGGCGGGGACCTACGACGTCACCCTGACCGGCGAGGGTTTCACCGCCGATCAGATCTCCGCCTCGTTCTGTCCGGGGGCCGAAGGCGACATCGAGGCCATCACGCCCGAGAACTTCCTCAACCTGTGTGACCTCCCCTCGATCCAGGCCGACGACAACACCGACGGACTCGTCACGCTGACCTTCACCGGCGTCGAGATCCCCGAGGAGGGCCTCGTGTGGCTCGCCGGTGACATCGTCGGCCAGCAGGAGTTCGCCTCGGCGGTCATCACCGTCGGCGCGGATGACGGCGCTGCGGATGATGGAGCAGCCGACGACGGCGCTGCCGACGACGGTGCGGCGGATGACGGCGCCGCTGACGATGGGGCCGCCGACGACGGCGAAGATCTCCCCGAGACCGGGTCCGAGAGCAGCCTCATCGCCATCGTGGGCGTTGCGATCCTCGCAGCCGGCGTGATGATGGTCGGCTTCGGGCGGCGCCTCGGTCGCCTCTGACCCCACTCCCTGATCTGAACGACGGCCGGGTCTTCGGACCCGGCCGTTGCGCGTCCGCCTAGCCGCGCGGGATCTCGCTCCACGGGATGTCCCGGTCGACGCCCGGCTCCTTCGGCAGACCCAGTACCCGCTCGCCGAGGATGTTGCGCATGATCTCCGACGTGCCGCCCTCGATCGAGTTGGCCCGGGACCGCAGGAAACCGTGCGTGCCGAGATCGGAGCCGCCTGTCAGGTTCTCGGGTCTCGCCATCGGATAGCCCGGCTCGTGTACCGCGGCGTCGGCTCCGACCACGTCGAGGATGCAGTCGTAGATCTCCTGGTTCAGCTCGGCCGAGATCAACTTGCCGACCGAGCCCTCCGGC contains:
- a CDS encoding crotonase/enoyl-CoA hydratase family protein, which produces MSDVVRYETEGRVAVITLDRPEARNAIDGRVASGLEAAVDRLEADPDVWVGILAAEGPVFCAGADLKAISQGRIAELSTPGGGFAGFARKPRTKPIIAAVHALAVAGGFELVLSCDLVVASRSAGFALPEVKRALIAGAGGLVRLPRRLPRNVATEIALTGDPITAERAHALGLVNRLCDEGGTLAAAHELAAAIVVNAPVAVRLSKRVIDSADERADDEGFATSGRLHGELEASEDFKEGPLAFIEKRPPRWTGR
- a CDS encoding LPXTG cell wall anchor domain-containing protein, giving the protein MKTARFVALTVMAGLFALLWVAPAGAQDESPFSLTTDPATVPEAGTYDVTLTGEGFTADQISASFCPGAEGDIEAITPENFLNLCDLPSIQADDNTDGLVTLTFTGVEIPEEGLVWLAGDIVGQQEFASAVITVGADDGAADDGAADDGAADDGAADDGAADDGAADDGEDLPETGSESSLIAIVGVAILAAGVMMVGFGRRLGRL